From Zingiber officinale cultivar Zhangliang chromosome 5B, Zo_v1.1, whole genome shotgun sequence, the proteins below share one genomic window:
- the LOC121986830 gene encoding receptor-like protein EIX2, with amino-acid sequence MQEDKTTSQLHTRIKDILNRLYTIGHQMKNRDLIKAICIYKSEVNIIVSNYRLDDQGIVVRDFYSLQILRAKTDLWPLCSLFITSDNMDFQSLGTQVSHLRLCIEKEREVLLGVRAGVPDADKQLPPWRGHDCCSWEGVGCNNITGYVVTLDLSVCPVTEPRAPAKLHSSLFDLKHLHELDLSCNNFHGAPLPGLIGSLTMLKYLHLYSTAFSGKIPHQLGNLSNLLSLDLSHNYIREEIPESIGNLKNLQFLYMSNNKIVGAIPGALGSLCNLSRITLSHNRITGELVDFFEQLSRCKSRLTFIDLCSNQLNGSVPTSLGKLYALEYLTLFSNYFVGVLTDAHFVNLTSLDVLDLSQNNLSVEVSEDWLPPFQASGIYMFSCNSGPRFPSWLRNQTKFQSLDISNNGISGALPDWFRLSLEGSRKYIALNLGYNNFEGLLPNIQFQPTVFDLSHNSFSGSIPESLAAQFFIVSHNKLNGSVPFSICAAKIMETVDFANNDLSGALPDCWDNSSRLSLIDISNNKLSGGIPKTFKFLAMLVSLRLSNNSLSGTIPSALQHCKKIKVIDFSGNHLSGAIPSWIGRRLLSLRVLSLRSNKFTGAIPLRLSLIPSLQVLDLAHNLLSGPLPPYFANFSSRNHDLAKLNGLHLENIIFKIFNEDNIILIAKDLTLHFTSLALVTSIDLSNNNLSGPIPRELTNLRGLHFLNLSSNHFSGNIPENIGFMSQLESLDLSKNQLSGRIPSNISALNFLSVLNLSYNNLVGEVPAGSQLRTFTNWSYIGNPKLCGEPLQNKCLVIDNGVTKEEGMHEDDEYERIWYLIGFTLGFVFGFWGFMATVMIKKSTRIKCLLLIDRICVYFA; translated from the exons atgcaggaagataAGACTACTAGTCAGCTACACACgaggataaaagatatcctcaacaGGCTTTACACAATTGGCCATCAGATGAAAAACCGAGACTTGATCAA AGCTATTTGTATCTACAAAAGTGAGGTGAATATCATAGTTAGCAATTACCGCTTGGATGATCAAGGCATCGTCGTGAGGGACTTCTATTCTCTCCAAATCTTGAGGGCCAAAACTGATCTCTGGCCCCTCTGCTCTCTCTTTATTACATCCGACAACATGGATTTCCAATCACTAG GCACGCAAGTCTCTCATCTCCGT CTCTGCATCGAGAAGGAGAGGGAGGTCCTCCTCGGCGTGAGAGCTGGCGTCCCCGATGCCGATAAGCAGCTGCCTCCATGGAGGGGCCACGATTGCTGCAGTTGGGAAGGTGTCGGCTGCAACAACATCACAGGTTACGTCGTAACACTTGACCTCTCTGTTTGTCCTGTAACTGAACCCAGAGCTCCTGCCAAACTACACTCTTCATTATTTGATCTGAAGCATTTACATGAGTTGGACTTAAGTTGCAACAACTTCCATGGAGCTCCACTTCCTGGGTTGATTGGATCTTTGACTATGTTGAAATACTTGCATCTCTATTCTACTGCATTTAGTGGAAAAATTCCCCACCAGCTAGGCAATCTCTCCAATCTTCTTTCCTTGGATCTAAGTCATAACTATATCAGGGAAGAGATACCAGAAAGTATTGGAAACCTTAAAAACTTGCAATTTCTGTACATGTCTAATAACAAAATTGTTGGAGCCATACCTGGTGCCTTGGGCAGTCTCTGCAATCTGAGTAGAATCACTCTGTCTCATAACAGAATAACAGGGGAGCTTGTTGATTTTTTTGAACAACTATCTAGATGCAAAAGCAGATTGACTTTCATCGACCTTTGTTCCAATCAATTGAATGGCTCAGTTCCAACATCATTGGGAAAGTTATATGCATTAGAGTACCTAACTTTGTTCTCAAACTATTTCGTCGGAGTCCTCACGGATGCTCACTTCGTCAATCTCACAAGTTTAGATGTATTGGATCTATCTCAGAACAATTTGTCAGTTGAGGTCAGTGAAGATTGGCTCCCTCCATTTCAAGCCAGTGGAATATATATGTTCTCTTGCAACTCGGGACCCAGATTTCCTTCATGGCTGCGAAACCAAACAAAATTTCAAAGCTTGGACATATCGAATAATGGAATATCAGGCGCTTTGCCGGATTGGTTTAGACTTTCTTTAGAAGGTTCCAGGAAATATATAGCATTAAATTTAGGTTACAATAACTTCGAAGGCTTGCTTCCAAACATACAATTCCAACCAACTGTGTTCGATCTCTCTCACAATTCTTTCTCAGGTTCTATTCCAGAAAGCTTGGCAGCTCAGTTTTTCATTGTGTCCCACAACAAACTAAATGGCAGCGTCCCATTCTCCATTTGTGCAGCAAAGATTATGGAAACGGTAGACTTCGCCAATAATGATTTATCCGGAGCACTCCCAGATTGTTGGGACAATTCATCAAGATTGAGCCTCATTGACATTTCTAACAACAAATTATCCGGCGGCATCCCCAAAACATTCAAATTTTTAGCCATGCTTGTATCACTGCGATTAAGCAACAATAGTCTATCTGGTACAATTCCCTCAGCCTTGCAGCACTGTAAAAAAATCAAAGTTATCGATTTTAGCGGGAACCACTTGTCCGGTGCCATACCGAGTTGGATCGGAAGAAGATTGTTGTCCTTACGAGTCCTTTCTCTGAGGTCCAATAAGTTCACTGGTGCAATCCCATTGCGTCTATCATTGATCCCTTCCCTCCAAGTGTTAGATCTTGCTCACAATCTTCTCTCTGGCCCTTTACCTCCTTATTTTGCTAATTTTAGCTCTAGAAACCACGATCTAGCAAAGCTCAATGGCCTTCATTTGGAGAACATCATCTTTAAAATCTTTAACGAGGATAACATTATCTTAATTGCCAAGGATTTAACACTTCATTTCACTTCGCTTGCTCTTGTCACTAGCATTGATCTCTCTAATAACAATCTCTCCGGCCCAATTCCTAGAGAGTTGACAAATCTCCGTGGCCTTCACTTCCTCAACTTGTCCTCAAATCATTTCTCAGGAAATATACCAGAAAACATCGGGTTCATGAGTCAACTAGAATCGCTTGATCTTTCGAAGAACCAGTTGTCAGGACGAATTCCTTCCAACATCTCTGCTTTAAATTTTCTCAGCGTCTTAAATTTATCTTATAACAATCTTGTTGGAGAAGTACCAGCAGGCTCTCAGCTTCGAACCTTTACTAACTGGTCCTACATTGGCAACCCTAAGCTTTGTGGGGAGCCACTGCAGAACAAGTGCCTTGTCATTGATAACGGAGTAACAAAAGAAGAGGGCATGCATGAAGACGATGAGTATGAAAGAATATGGTATTTGATTGGATTTACTCTTGGATTTGTGTTTGGCTTCTGGGGTTTCATGGCTACAGTTATGATTAAGAAGAGCACAAGAATTAAATGCCTTTTGCTTATCGATAGGATTTGTGTCTACTTTGCATGA